One Oryza brachyantha chromosome 3, ObraRS2, whole genome shotgun sequence DNA segment encodes these proteins:
- the LOC102717417 gene encoding protein NRT1/ PTR FAMILY 8.3-like, with protein sequence MAEVTIVRAGAEEEEESTLEQGLLASPEESNQLTYTGDGSVDFSGNPVVKERTGRWRACPFILGNECCERLAYYGISTNLVTYLTKKLHDGNSSAASNVTAWQGTCYLTPLIGAILADAYWGRYWTIATFSTIYFIGMAILTMSASVPTFMPPPCEGSFCPEANPLQYTVFFLGLYLIALGTGGIKPCVSSFGADQFDDTDPVERIQKGSFFNWFYFSINIGALISSSFLVWVQDNIGWGIGFAIPTIFMGLAIISFFAGTSLYRFQKPGGSPITRVCQVVVASLRKWNIHVPEDSSLLYELPDGVSAIEGSRQLEHTDELRCLDKAATITDLDVKADSFTNPWRVCTVTQVEELKILVRMFPVWATTIVFSAVYAQMSTMFVEQGMMLDTSVGPFKIPPASLSTFDVVSVIIWVPLYDSILVPMARRFTGNPRGFTELQRMGIGLVISILSMAAAAVLEIKRLEIARAEHLVDQNVPVPLNICWQIPQYFLVGASEVFTFVGSLEFFYDQSPDAMRSLCSALQLLTTALGNYLSAFILTLVAYFTTRGGNPGWIPDNLNEGHLDYFFWLLAGLSFLNFVIYIFCANKMWCCSGAEEELHGAPAASPAVPPPRAPGPPRGPNAPRAGGAPAKVLPIDVPAVPLSELNRLTGNFADRSLVGEGSYGRLYRATLSTGEAAAVKMFDNGGSGQSEAEFCAQLSVVSRLKCDHFTQLLGYCLELNNRIVIYEFATRGSLYDILHGKKGVKGAEPGPVLTWGQRARIAYGAARGLEYLHERAQPAIIHRDVRSSNVLVFDGFDAKIGDFNLTNQSPDSAARLHSTKVLGTFGYHAPEYAMTGQLTQKSDVYSFGVVLLELLTGRKPVDHTMPKGQQSLVTWATPRLSEDKVKQCVDPKLNEEYPPKAAAKLAAVAALCVQYEADFRPNMTIVVKALQPLISARPGDH encoded by the exons ATGGCCGAGGTGACGATTGTCCGCGCgggggccgaggaggaggaggagtccACCCTTGAGCAGGGCCTCCTCGCTAGCCCGGAG GAATCCAACCAACTTACGTACACTGGAGATGGATCTGTCGACTTTTCCGGGAACCCTGTTGTGAAGGAGAGAACTGGTAGATGGAGGGCATGCCCGTTTATTTTAG GTAATGAGTGCTGCGAACGGTTGGCCTACTATGGAATCTCTACAAACCTGGTTACATACTTGACAAAGAAACTGCATGATGGCAATTCTTCTGCTGCTAGCAATGTAACTGCATGGCAGGGAACATGCTACTTGACTCCCCTTATTGGAGCTATACTGGCTGATGCATACTGGGGAAGGTATTGGACAATTGCAACATTCTCCACAATATACTTCATT GGGATGGCTATACTGACTATGTCAGCATCAGTTCCTACATTCATGCCTCCACCCTGTGAAGGGTCCTTTTGCCCAGAAGCAAATCCTTTGCAGTATACTGTATTTTTTCTTGGGCTTTACCTAATTGCGCTTGGTACTGGTGGTATTAAGCCCTGTGTCTCATCGTTTGGAGCAGATCAATTTGATGATACAGACCCAGTTGAGCGAATCCAGAAGGGATCTTTCTTTAACtggttctatttttcaataaaCATCGGTGCTCTTATATCAAGCAGTTTTCTTGTTTGGGTGCAAGACAACATAGGATGGGGAATAGGCTTTGCCATTCCAACAATTTTCATGGGGCTGGCCATCATAAGTTTCTTTGCTGGAACATCGCTTTATAGGTTCCAAAAGCCAGGTGGCAGTCCTATTACACGAGTATGCCAGGTGGTTGTTGCCTCCTTGCGCAAGTGGAACATACATGTTCCAGAGGACAGCTCTCTCTTGTATGAATTACCTGATGGGGTTTCAGCAATTGAAGGGAGTCGGCAACTGGAGCATACCGATGAACTCAG ATGTCTGGACAAAGCTGCTACAATTACTGATCTTGATGTGAAAGCAGATAGTTTCACAAACCCATGGCGAGTATGCACTGTGACTCAGGTGGAAGAGCTGAAGATATTGGTAAGAATGTTCCCTGTCTGGGCGACGACTATTGTGTTTTCTGCTGTCTATGCTCAGATGTCCACCATGTTTGTTGAGCAAGGAATGATGCTTGATACATCAGTAGGTCCATTCAAGATTCCTCCAGCATCTCTATCTACCTTTGATGTGGTAAGTGTCATTATATGGGTCCCTCTCTATGACAGTATCCTGGTTCCAATGGCTAGGAGGTTCACTGGCAACCCGAGAGGCTTTACCGAGTTGCAGAGGATGGGCATTGGCTTGGTGATCTCTATCTTATCAATGGCTGCAGCTGCAGTCCTTGAGATTAAAAGGTTGGAGATTGCCAGGGCTGAACATTTGGTGGACCAAAATGTTCCAGTTCCATTGAATATCTGCTGGCAAATTCCTCAGTATTTCTTGGTTGGTGCCTCAGAGGTGTTCACATTTGTTGGGTCACTTGAGTTCTTCTATGATCAATCACCAGATGCCATGAGGAGCCTCTGCAGCGCACTACAGCTCCTCACAACAGCGCTTGGGAATTATCTCAGTGCATTCATTTTGACATTGGTTGCGTACTTCACAACAAGAGGGGGAAATCCTGGTTGGATTCCTGATAACTTGAATGAAGGGCATCTAGATTATTTCTTCTGGCTGCTTGCTGGGCTCAGTTTTCTGAACTTTGTGATTTATATCTTCTGCGCAAACAA GATGTGGTGTTGcagcggcgccgaggaggagctccacggcgcgccggcggccagcccggcggtgccgccgccacgagcgccag GGCCGCCGAGAGGGCCGAACGCCCCGagagccggcggcgcgccggcgaagGTGCTGCCGATCGACGTCCCAGCCGTCCCGCTGTCGGAGCTCAACCGGCTCACCGGCAACTTCGCCGACAGGTCGCTGGTCGGAGAGGGCTCCTACGGCCGCCTGTACCGCGCAACGCTGAGCaccggcgaggccgccgccgtcaagaTGTTCGACAACGGCGGCTCCGGCCAGTCGGAGGCCGAATTCTGCGCGCAG CTGTCCGTGGTGTCTAGGCTCAAATGCGACCACTTCACCCAGCTGCTGGGCTACTGCCTGGAGCTCAACAACCGCATCGTGATCTACGAGTTCGCCACCAGAGGCTCCCTCTACGACATCCTGCACG GGAAGAAGGGGGTGAAGGGCGCGGAGCCAGGGCCGGTGCTGACGTGGGGGCAGCGGGCCCGGATCGCgtacggcgcggcgagggggctGGAGTACCTGCACGAGCGCGCGCAGCCGGCGATCATCCACCGCGACGTCCGCTCCAGCAACGTGCTCGTCTTCGACGGCTTCGACGCCAAGATCGGCGACTTCAACCTCACCAACCAGTCGCCGGactccgccgcccgcctccACTCCACCAAGGTCCTCGGCACCTTCGGCTACCACGCGCCAGA GTATGCAATGACAGGACAATTGACACAAAAGAGCGATGTTTACAGCTTCGGTGTCGTTCTTCTCGAGCTTTTGACAGGGAGGAAGCCTGTGGATCACACCATGCCCAAGGGGCAGCAGAGCTTGGTTACCTGG GCTACTCCAAGGCTAAGCGAGGATAAGGTTAAGCAGTGCGTGGATCCCAAGCTGAACGAGGAGTACCCACCAAAAGCAGCGGCCAAG ctcgcggcggtggcggcgctgtGCGTCCAGTACGAGGCTGATTTCAGGCCCAACATGACGATCGTCGTCAAGGCTCTGCAGCCCCTCATCAGTGCCCGTCCAGGAGATCATTAG